A genomic window from Nicotiana sylvestris chromosome 11, ASM39365v2, whole genome shotgun sequence includes:
- the LOC138881129 gene encoding binder of USO1 and GRH1 protein 1-like: MKSKYKPHPWLPFTVLFPLLFLIDIPPHDAADSWMPGLGDITVMRPPSREEEVPAPVLRPSKEKKRKRVSPSETPKPKKSNARKSKNNNTALPADVAQRLRDEEEENKNADYKLVARKRSTEVPKAADDKKGSASDRGDLGRWPEQISQSSEAEDASRHDEQSADVFEGAGSEALRIKENAPSGLALTLHRNTFSKSRAELSQCEANLQRLTEERNCLKLLSGQKEEEIKDLRAELVQQKAEKIEQLRDKAITKEAETLGWKQNIDRLASEKETCNKKGYKKQ; encoded by the exons atGAAGAGTAAGTACAAACCCCACCCATGGCTTCCATTTACTGTCTTGTTTCCTTTGCTTTTTCTCATCGATATTCCTCCCCATGATGCAGCGGATTCTTGGATGCCTG GCCTTGGAGACATTACTGTCATGAGGCCCCCGTCTAgagaggaggaggttccggccccggTCCTGAGGCCGTcgaaggagaagaaaagaaaaagggtctcGCCCTCAGAGACTCCAAAGCCTAAAAAGAGTAACGCCCGTAAGTCAAAGAACAACAACACCGCCCTGCCTGCCGATGTAGCTCAGCGACTacgagatgaagaagaggaaaataaaAACGCTGACTACAAGCTGGTGGCACGAAAGAGGAGCACTGAGGTCCCTAAGGCCGCTGATGATAAAAAAGGTTCAGCCTCGGACCGAGGAGATCTCGGGAGATGGCCCGAGCAAATTTCCCAGTCGTCGGAGGCTGAAGATGCCTCCCGCCATGACGAACAATCAGCGGATGTGTTTGAGGGGGCCGGTTCTGAAGCCCTTCGGATCAAAGAGAATGCCCCAAGTGGCTTG GCCTTGACACTTCACCGGAATACATTTTCCAAATCCCGGGCAGAGCTGAGCCAATGCGAGGCCAATCTTCAAAGGCTTACGGAGGAGAGGAATTGCCTCAAACTTCTCAGTGGGcaaaaagaagaggagatcaAGGACCTCCGAGCCGAGTTG GTTCAGCAGAAGGCCGAGAAGATCGAGCAGCTTCGTGATAAGGCCATCACGAAGGAGGCAGAGACCTTGGGCTGGAAGCAAAACATAGACCGCCTTGCCTCGGAAAAAGAGACTTGCAACAAGAAGGGTTACAAAAAGCAATAA
- the LOC138881130 gene encoding uncharacterized mitochondrial protein AtMg00810-like, which yields MKLPPGLSVPSTSSSFAPLKSPYCTVFLAVYVDDIILTGDDLSEILALKSFLDAQSRIKDLGLLHYFLGIEVLHHPSGIILHQKKFINDLLTEYHCSDVSKVIAPLDISLKLNVDVGDLLPEPDKYRSLVGKLNYLTHTRPDLCFTVQHLSQFLQAPRIPHMSGALHVLRYLKGTLDHGVFLNNSSDFSLLDRCDSDWAACPTSRRSVSGFCIHLGGSLISWKSKKQPTVSLSSAEAEYQAMSKVAAELAWLVRLLADLGVPFTTPVPLLCDSQAAIHIAKNPVFHERTKHIKVDCYFIRTKLADGLISLSHVPTSLQMADIFTKSLTVENGGKWRLAVKVYGVVNVIFA from the exons ATGAAACTTCCCCCAGGGCTTTCTGTTCCTTCAACTTCTTCCAGTTTTGCCCCCTTG AAGTCTCCATATTGTACTGTTTTTCTTGCtgtttatgtggatgacatcatccTTACTGGAGATGATTTGTCTGAGATTTTAGCTCTTAAGTCATTTTTGGATGCCCAATCCAGAATTAAGGATTTGGGACTCCTTCATTATTTTTTGGGTATTGAGGTTCTTCATCATCCCTCAGGTATTATTTTGCATCAGAAGAAGTTCATAAATGATTTGCTTACTGAATATCATTGTTCTGATGTTTCTAAGGTTATTGCTCCTTTAGACATTTCACTTAAACTAAATGTTGATGTTGGGGATTTGTTGCCTGAACCTGATAAATATAGGAGTCTAGTTGGGAAGTTAAATTATTTGACTCACACTAGGCCTGATTTATGCTTCACTGTCCAGCACCTTAGCCAGTTCCTCCAGGCTCCTAGAATTCCACACATGTCTGGTGCTCTACATGTTTTGCGATATTTGAAGGGTACGCTTGATCATGGTGTCTTTCTTAACAACTCTTCTGATTTCTCCTTGTTGGATAGATGTGACAGTGATTGGGCTGCTTGTCCTACTTCTAGAAGGTCTGTTTCTGGGTTTTGTATTCATTTAGGGGGCAGCCTCATTAGTTGGAAGTCTAAAAAGCAGCCAACTGTTTCTTTATCTTCCGCTGAAGCTGAATATCAGGCCATGAGTAAGGTGGCTGCGGAGTTAGCTTGGCTTGTTCGTTTGTTGGCTGATTTGGGTGTGCCTTTTACTACTCCTGTTCCACTATTGTGTGACAGCCAAGCTGCCATTCATATAGCCAAAAATCCTGTCTTTCATGAGCGTACTAAACATATCAAAGTAGACTGTTACTTCATACGCACCAAGTTGGCTGATGGGCTTATTTCTCTATCTCATGTTCCAACTTCTTTACAAATGGCTGATATTTTTACTAAGTCCTTGACAG TTGAAAATGGTGGAAAGTGGCGATTAGCAGTGAAAGTGTATGGAGTAGTAAATGTCATCTTTGCATAA
- the LOC104227503 gene encoding pathogenesis-related protein 5-like yields MAAMQKYSSLLLFLIMLEAITVISATVFTLQNNCPYTVWPGTLSAKGAAISGDGGFSLSHGASASLPAPSGWSGRFWARTGCTFDNSGNGKCITGDCGALKCTGAGVPPVSLAEFTIAKSNNEKDFYDLSLVDGYNVGVGIQTSGGSGDCQYASCIADVNGNCPKELQVLDNSGKVVACKSACAQFNKPEYCCTGDHATPQTCQPTHYSQLFKNACPTAYSYAYDHASSTFTCSGSDYLITFCPSSS; encoded by the exons ATGGCTGCCATGCAAAAATATTCTTCTTTGCTCCTTTTCCTGATCATGTTGG AAGCGATCACTGTTATTTCAGCCACTGTATTCACCTTGCAAAACAACTGCCCCTATACGGTATGGCCCGGTACACTTTCCGCCAAAGGTGCCGCCATCTCAGGGGATGGCGGCTTTTCATTATCCC ACGGTGCATCCGCCAGCCTACCAGCTCCTTCCGGTTGGTCTGGCCGGTTCTGGGCAAGAACCGGATGCACTTTTGACAATTCCGGTAACGGAAAATGCATCACCGGCGACTGCGGTGCACTAAAATGCACTGGCGCTGGTGTACCGCCAGTGAGTCTAGCAGAATTCACCATTGCCAAAAGCAACAATGAGAAAGACTTTTACGATCTTAGCCTTGTGGATGGATACAATGTGGGTGTCGGTATACAGACTTCTGGTGGCTCCGGTGACTGTCAATACGCCAGTTGTATCGCCGACGTGAACGGAAACTGTCCGAAAGAGTTACAGGTCTTGGATAATTCTGGTAAGGTTGTGGCATGTAAGAGTGCTTGTGCACAGTTTAACAAGCCGGAATATTGTTGCACCGGCGATCATGCAACGCCACAAACTTGCCAACCGACGCATTATTCTCAGTTGTTCAAGAACGCGTGCCCTACTGCTTATAGTTATGCATATGATCATGCTTCCAGCACCTTTACTTGTTCTGGTTCAGACTACTTGATCACGTTTTGCCCAAGCAGTTCTTAA